One Planctomycetota bacterium DNA window includes the following coding sequences:
- the xylA gene encoding xylose isomerase: MAQYFPGVSKIKYEGPDSKNPLAFKHYNPKEKVAGKTMADHMRFAVCYWHSFKGTGGDPFGVGTRQMAWLDAADEMTAAEQTMQANFEFISKLGVTFWCFHDRDIAPEGKNVAESAKRLDHIVKLAKKYQKDTGVKLLWGTANLFTHPRYMSGAATSSTPHAFAHAGAQVKRAMDATLELGGAGYTFWGGREGYDTLLNTNMSRELDHLGTMLHLAVDYKKKIGFRGQFFIEPKPKEPTKHQYDSDAAACHAFLQKYGLVDHFKLNIEANHATLAGHEFMHDLVYAAENKILGSVDANRGDTLLGWDTDQFPTNLYETTMAMYVIMKSGGFKQGGLNFDAKVRRQSIEPVDLFHAHIGAMDAFARGLKIAAALIKDKVIDGFVKERYKAWDTAFGKQVEKGKLSLDKLEAHAMKHNDVVVPSGRQELIENVINEYIR, encoded by the coding sequence ATGGCCCAATATTTCCCCGGCGTTTCGAAGATCAAGTACGAAGGTCCCGATTCCAAGAACCCCTTGGCGTTCAAGCACTATAACCCCAAGGAGAAAGTCGCGGGCAAGACCATGGCGGACCACATGCGCTTCGCCGTCTGCTACTGGCACTCCTTCAAGGGCACCGGCGGCGACCCGTTCGGTGTGGGCACAAGGCAGATGGCCTGGCTCGACGCCGCTGACGAGATGACGGCGGCGGAACAGACCATGCAAGCCAATTTCGAGTTCATCTCGAAGCTCGGCGTTACCTTCTGGTGTTTCCACGACCGCGACATCGCACCCGAAGGCAAGAACGTCGCCGAATCGGCCAAGCGACTTGACCACATTGTCAAACTCGCCAAGAAGTATCAGAAAGACACCGGCGTCAAGTTGCTGTGGGGCACGGCGAACCTGTTCACCCATCCGCGCTACATGAGCGGCGCCGCCACTTCGTCCACGCCTCATGCCTTCGCGCACGCCGGCGCGCAGGTCAAGCGCGCGATGGACGCCACGCTCGAACTCGGCGGAGCGGGGTACACGTTCTGGGGCGGGCGCGAGGGGTATGACACGCTGCTGAACACGAACATGTCGCGCGAGCTGGATCATCTGGGGACGATGCTGCACCTGGCGGTCGATTACAAGAAGAAGATTGGCTTCCGCGGACAGTTCTTCATCGAGCCCAAGCCCAAGGAGCCGACCAAGCATCAGTACGACTCTGACGCCGCGGCGTGCCACGCGTTCCTGCAGAAGTACGGCCTCGTCGATCATTTCAAGCTGAACATCGAAGCCAATCACGCCACGCTCGCCGGTCATGAATTCATGCACGACCTGGTCTACGCCGCGGAGAACAAGATCCTCGGCTCCGTCGACGCCAACCGGGGCGACACGCTTCTGGGCTGGGACACCGACCAGTTCCCAACGAATCTGTACGAGACGACCATGGCGATGTACGTGATCATGAAGAGCGGCGGGTTCAAACAGGGCGGGTTGAATTTCGACGCCAAGGTCCGCCGCCAGTCGATCGAGCCGGTCGATCTGTTCCATGCCCACATCGGCGCGATGGACGCCTTCGCCCGCGGCTTGAAGATCGCCGCGGCGTTGATCAAGGACAAGGTCATCGACGGCTTCGTCAAGGAACGCTACAAGGCGTGGGACACGGCCTTCGGCAAACAGGTTGAGAAGGGCAAGCTCTCGCTCGACAAGCTCGAGGCCCATGCGATGAAGCACAACGACGTCGTCGTCCCGTCCGGCCGACAGGAACTCATCGAGAACGTCATCAACGAATACATCCGCTGA
- a CDS encoding protein kinase, translating to MTENDSDPTHASNNPVPDPLAGLGPQDLLRHALDSGAGDPADAPTRRGDESVESAAYTQNFVPPTPETLGKLLPQFQVIELLGRGGMGAVYKARQAALDRFVAIKILPPSFGRDPAFAERFSREAKALARLGHPNIVAVYDAGHVDVPATKDRLYYFAMEFIDGVSLRQVIKEGKLPPTEALAIVPQVCEALQYAHDEGIVHRDIKPDNILLDTRGRVKIADFGLAKLLGLGPTDVTLTQTHHVMGTPAYMAPEQQQASAAVDHRADIYSLGVVFYEMLTGERPMGRFDPPSKRVQVDVRLDEIVLHALEREPVRRYQHASQIKTDVEQVSRTPAPAPAPLKPLGQMTVGEAAREFFVPEHLDKPGVSPARRWMGAAIGLMGYIAFSIVFNTFLHIGAVFILLLTGPVLGLLTWIAIRRRGTRAARPALLLLSAFAFMFVGIPLILFMSNPQPTLDRIYAVTGITPGADDAKAIQIAFLVLVLGSLIALIAYWIKLRRAAWRSASSGSNPPAPPASSNGPVAPGEHPAAAGLRFFMSPQPGYGPAVGIPMFILTTLFVIAAFIVTMSVPAEVEWPSMLLLILGPVLLFLAYMVLHMRWVAAAKNRRPLPIGRFIAMLVVCGLGAFFVYRLSMTDDGVTAASTAATIEVDGNVTYFTGHTSSVKCVAVSPDGQTLVSAGTDGRVFERDATGKVVGTMVSPLAQSDPRRASLFSLAMSPSSPEIFAGGNTGVLHAMMRDMKPPQLRIETNSAVRFIALYDEGRKLAYLTNADTAMMLHDLTADKPIGQLSIYPAPDSLFGNVRSVAASTDGQAIAVTSSNMVYRDNAWNSTGPYKLAVFDTQTGKQSLTWQFRDSADFSFAQVMLPNPQTLLVALPSGELLRWLKNGETWNAIPSVRIAPGRYTAACASRDGKSIWLAQDREIVELHAVSGQLISWVNLKVGEHAGEFSALPIESIAAATEPHTVFAGLWDGRVALVKGYLEGAPQEKSPERNGPERP from the coding sequence ATGACTGAAAACGATTCCGATCCGACCCATGCTTCCAACAACCCCGTCCCCGATCCCCTCGCCGGGCTCGGTCCGCAAGACCTTTTGCGACATGCACTTGACTCCGGCGCCGGCGACCCGGCCGATGCCCCCACCCGCCGGGGTGACGAATCGGTCGAGTCGGCCGCGTACACGCAGAACTTCGTGCCCCCGACGCCCGAAACCCTCGGCAAATTGCTGCCGCAGTTTCAGGTGATCGAACTGCTGGGTCGCGGCGGCATGGGCGCGGTGTACAAGGCCCGACAGGCGGCGCTCGATCGCTTTGTCGCCATCAAGATTCTTCCGCCGAGCTTCGGGCGCGACCCGGCCTTCGCCGAACGCTTCAGTCGTGAAGCCAAGGCGCTGGCCCGGCTCGGACATCCCAACATCGTCGCCGTCTATGACGCTGGTCACGTCGATGTGCCGGCCACGAAGGATCGGCTCTACTACTTCGCGATGGAGTTCATCGACGGCGTGTCGCTGCGGCAGGTGATCAAGGAAGGCAAGCTCCCGCCGACCGAAGCGCTGGCGATCGTCCCGCAGGTCTGCGAAGCGCTTCAGTACGCGCATGACGAAGGCATCGTCCACCGCGACATCAAACCCGACAACATCCTCCTCGACACGCGCGGCCGGGTGAAGATCGCTGACTTCGGCCTGGCGAAGCTGCTGGGCCTGGGCCCGACGGATGTAACGCTTACGCAGACGCATCATGTCATGGGCACCCCCGCCTATATGGCGCCCGAGCAGCAGCAGGCCTCCGCGGCCGTCGATCACCGCGCCGACATCTACTCGCTGGGCGTCGTGTTCTACGAGATGCTCACCGGCGAGCGCCCGATGGGCCGCTTCGATCCGCCAAGCAAGCGCGTGCAGGTCGACGTGCGGCTCGACGAGATCGTGCTCCATGCGCTGGAGCGCGAGCCCGTCCGGCGTTATCAGCATGCGAGCCAGATCAAGACGGATGTCGAGCAGGTCAGTCGTACGCCCGCCCCCGCTCCCGCGCCGCTCAAGCCGCTGGGCCAGATGACGGTCGGCGAAGCGGCCCGCGAGTTCTTCGTGCCCGAGCATCTGGACAAGCCCGGGGTCAGTCCCGCGCGGCGGTGGATGGGCGCGGCGATCGGCCTGATGGGGTACATCGCCTTCAGCATCGTGTTCAACACGTTCCTGCATATTGGCGCGGTGTTCATCCTGTTGCTCACCGGGCCGGTGCTCGGGCTGTTGACCTGGATCGCGATCCGCCGTCGTGGTACGCGCGCGGCCCGCCCCGCGCTGCTTCTGTTGAGCGCCTTCGCGTTCATGTTCGTCGGCATCCCGCTCATCTTGTTCATGTCCAACCCGCAGCCCACGCTCGACCGAATCTACGCCGTCACCGGCATCACGCCCGGCGCCGACGACGCCAAAGCCATTCAGATCGCATTCCTCGTTCTGGTGCTCGGCTCGCTCATCGCGCTGATCGCTTACTGGATCAAGCTGCGTCGCGCGGCATGGCGAAGTGCATCGTCGGGATCCAATCCGCCCGCGCCCCCGGCGTCATCAAATGGACCCGTCGCGCCCGGCGAGCACCCCGCCGCCGCGGGCCTTCGCTTCTTCATGTCGCCGCAGCCCGGATACGGCCCCGCCGTCGGCATCCCGATGTTCATCCTCACCACTCTGTTCGTCATCGCGGCGTTCATCGTCACCATGTCGGTCCCTGCCGAAGTGGAGTGGCCGAGCATGCTACTGCTGATCTTGGGTCCGGTGCTGCTGTTCCTCGCGTACATGGTGCTGCACATGCGATGGGTCGCCGCGGCAAAGAACCGCCGCCCCCTCCCGATCGGTCGCTTCATCGCCATGCTGGTCGTCTGCGGACTCGGGGCCTTCTTCGTCTATCGACTGTCCATGACGGACGACGGCGTCACGGCGGCTTCAACCGCCGCGACCATTGAAGTCGACGGCAACGTCACCTACTTCACCGGTCACACTTCGTCCGTCAAATGCGTGGCCGTCTCGCCGGATGGGCAAACGCTTGTCTCGGCGGGGACCGACGGGCGCGTGTTTGAGCGCGATGCGACGGGGAAGGTCGTCGGCACGATGGTGTCGCCTTTGGCGCAGAGCGATCCGCGACGCGCTTCGCTGTTCAGTCTGGCGATGTCGCCGTCGTCGCCTGAGATTTTCGCCGGCGGGAACACGGGAGTGCTGCATGCCATGATGCGCGACATGAAACCCCCGCAGCTTCGCATTGAAACCAACAGTGCCGTGCGCTTCATCGCACTGTACGACGAAGGCCGCAAACTTGCTTATCTGACCAATGCGGATACGGCGATGATGCTTCACGATCTGACCGCCGACAAGCCGATCGGGCAGCTTTCGATTTATCCCGCGCCCGATTCGCTCTTCGGCAACGTGCGCAGCGTCGCCGCGAGCACTGATGGACAAGCGATCGCCGTCACGTCCAGCAACATGGTGTATCGCGACAATGCGTGGAACTCCACCGGGCCTTACAAGCTGGCGGTGTTCGACACGCAGACGGGCAAGCAGTCGTTGACGTGGCAGTTCCGTGATAGCGCGGACTTCTCGTTCGCGCAGGTGATGCTGCCCAATCCGCAAACGTTGCTCGTCGCCCTGCCGTCGGGCGAATTGCTGCGGTGGCTCAAGAACGGGGAGACCTGGAATGCGATTCCGTCCGTCCGCATCGCGCCGGGGCGATACACCGCGGCCTGCGCATCGCGCGATGGCAAATCAATCTGGCTCGCGCAGGATCGGGAGATCGTGGAACTGCATGCGGTGAGCGGTCAGTTGATTTCGTGGGTCAATCTGAAAGTCGGCGAGCATGCCGGTGAATTTTCCGCGCTGCCGATCGAGTCGATCGCGGCTGCAACTGAGCCGCACACGGTGTTCGCCGGGCTGTGGGACGGCCGTGTGGCGCTGGTGAAAGGATATTTGGAGGGCGCGCCGCAAGAAAAGTCACCCGAAAGGAACGGGCCGGAGCGCCCATGA
- a CDS encoding sigma-70 family RNA polymerase sigma factor, with the protein MSESSAVFNQRFTTTRWSLVLAAAHEPQDASRAALSQLCMLYWYPLYAFVRRKGVDAEDARDLTQSFFARLIEKHDLSMADPDRGRFRSFLLSAMTHFLLNHWRSERAIKRGGGQTARPLDFNIDDGESRYRLEPSHDETAERVFERGWAMTVLEAAMNNLKSEMAAAGKIAQFEALRIYMDGATDRPYSEAAEAMGMTDVAVRVAVHRMREKFRRHLRGLIAETVASEAEVDREIRQLMMAVQR; encoded by the coding sequence ATGTCCGAGTCGTCGGCGGTATTCAATCAGCGGTTCACCACGACGCGATGGAGTCTGGTGCTGGCGGCGGCCCATGAGCCGCAGGATGCTTCACGCGCGGCACTGTCGCAGTTGTGCATGCTGTACTGGTATCCGCTGTACGCATTCGTCCGCCGCAAGGGCGTCGATGCGGAGGACGCCCGCGATCTGACGCAGTCGTTTTTCGCACGCCTGATCGAAAAGCATGACCTGAGCATGGCTGACCCGGACCGCGGGCGATTCCGCTCGTTTTTGCTCAGCGCGATGACTCATTTTCTATTGAACCACTGGCGATCCGAACGGGCGATCAAACGCGGCGGCGGACAGACGGCCCGCCCGCTGGACTTCAACATCGACGACGGCGAATCGCGCTATCGGCTTGAGCCGTCGCACGACGAGACGGCGGAGCGCGTGTTTGAACGGGGATGGGCGATGACGGTGCTCGAAGCGGCGATGAACAATTTGAAAAGCGAGATGGCGGCGGCGGGAAAGATCGCGCAGTTCGAGGCGCTGCGGATTTACATGGATGGGGCGACCGATCGGCCTTACAGCGAGGCGGCGGAGGCGATGGGCATGACCGATGTGGCGGTGCGCGTGGCGGTGCATCGGATGCGCGAGAAGTTTCGCAGGCACCTGCGCGGGCTGATCGCCGAGACGGTCGCGAGCGAGGCGGAGGTCGACCGCGAGATTCGACAATTGATGATGGCGGTGCAGCGATGA
- a CDS encoding sodium/solute symporter (Members of the Solute:Sodium Symporter (SSS), TC 2.A.21 as described in tcdb.org, catalyze solute:Na+ symport. Known solutes for members of the family include sugars, amino acids, nucleosides, inositols, vitamins, urea or anions, depending on the system.): MGRRQHQTPSRRGEPLIEYRRRLGHVTKSSIGFRHDGSSGAVGGVASVFSTGAGALADDRRMLVLGAFANLDWVVLGGYFALLVIASLAFTRRGQADTTDYFLAGRRMPMWAAAMSVMATSLSAATFIGAPEESYAGDLTYLCTYLGLVAAAIIVAVLFIPVFYRLNVTTVYQLLELRYGPAAKMTASGMFMIGRVFASGARLYMGAIAGSLIAFSDITPTHLCIAIAAMVVIGSIYTLIGGIEAVVWTDVIQSFVFIGAAIVAIVILVRLIPADTSQIVHALTHPAPDKPSKLTLVKVFDGFGAAGRYSLVSAFVGFTLIGIGSYGTDQDLTQRMLTCRSARAGSWSAISGVVFSVPVALLFMIVGLLLWVYYQRPDLMGDAAPASMPATDRQVFLSFILDHMPAGVSGLMMAGLFAAALSSLNSELNAMSSTMISDFYRPLRPGKTERHYLRAGRLGVLLWGAALGAFAVVSAYWQSHGGKTLLAFALSVMTFAYSGLVAVFFTALLTKRGSTASVIAALATGFIAVLVMNLQPWKSMGFPAIDLAFPWQMLIATSLAFCVCLLGSQARDYDGPP; the protein is encoded by the coding sequence ATGGGCCGCCGCCAGCACCAGACTCCATCGCGTCGTGGTGAACCGCTGATTGAATACCGCCGACGACTCGGACATGTGACGAAATCCTCAATTGGATTCCGCCATGATGGTAGCAGCGGGGCGGTCGGCGGGGTAGCCTCCGTTTTTTCGACCGGGGCCGGCGCATTGGCCGATGACAGACGCATGTTGGTGCTTGGAGCGTTCGCGAATCTGGACTGGGTCGTGCTCGGCGGGTACTTTGCGCTGCTGGTCATCGCAAGTCTGGCGTTCACGCGCCGCGGGCAGGCGGACACGACGGACTACTTCCTTGCGGGGCGGCGCATGCCGATGTGGGCTGCGGCGATGAGCGTCATGGCGACTTCGCTCTCGGCGGCGACGTTCATCGGCGCACCCGAGGAATCCTACGCCGGCGATCTGACCTACCTGTGCACCTACCTCGGCCTCGTCGCCGCCGCGATCATCGTCGCCGTCCTGTTCATCCCCGTGTTCTACCGGCTCAACGTCACGACCGTGTACCAACTGCTCGAACTGCGGTACGGACCTGCGGCGAAGATGACCGCCAGCGGAATGTTCATGATCGGGCGCGTCTTCGCCAGCGGGGCGCGGCTCTACATGGGCGCGATCGCCGGTTCGCTCATCGCCTTCAGCGACATCACGCCGACGCACCTGTGCATCGCCATCGCCGCCATGGTCGTCATCGGCTCGATCTACACGCTCATCGGCGGCATCGAAGCCGTCGTATGGACCGATGTCATCCAATCCTTCGTCTTCATCGGCGCGGCGATCGTCGCCATAGTCATCCTCGTTCGACTGATCCCCGCCGACACGTCGCAGATCGTTCACGCCCTGACGCATCCGGCGCCGGACAAGCCGTCGAAACTGACGCTGGTCAAAGTCTTCGACGGGTTCGGCGCGGCGGGGCGCTACTCGCTTGTCTCCGCCTTCGTGGGCTTCACGCTCATCGGCATCGGCTCCTACGGCACGGATCAGGACCTGACCCAGCGCATGCTCACGTGCCGCTCCGCCCGCGCGGGCAGTTGGTCCGCCATCAGCGGCGTCGTCTTCAGCGTGCCGGTCGCGCTGCTGTTCATGATCGTCGGCCTGCTGCTTTGGGTCTATTACCAGCGCCCGGACCTGATGGGCGACGCCGCGCCGGCTTCGATGCCCGCCACGGATCGACAGGTCTTCCTGAGCTTCATCCTTGATCACATGCCCGCCGGCGTGAGCGGACTGATGATGGCGGGTCTTTTCGCCGCGGCGCTCTCGAGCTTGAACAGTGAACTGAACGCCATGTCATCGACGATGATCAGCGACTTCTACCGCCCGCTGCGTCCCGGCAAAACCGAGCGGCATTACCTGCGCGCCGGCCGGCTCGGTGTGCTGCTGTGGGGCGCGGCGCTGGGCGCGTTCGCCGTCGTCAGCGCGTACTGGCAATCGCATGGCGGTAAGACGCTGCTGGCGTTCGCGCTGAGCGTCATGACCTTCGCCTATTCGGGCCTCGTCGCCGTGTTCTTCACAGCCCTTCTGACCAAGCGCGGCTCGACGGCCTCCGTCATCGCGGCGCTGGCGACCGGGTTTATCGCGGTGCTCGTCATGAACCTTCAGCCGTGGAAATCGATGGGCTTCCCGGCGATCGACCTGGCGTTCCCATGGCAGATGCTCATCGCGACGTCGCTTGCCTTTTGCGTCTGCCTTCTCGGTTCGCAGGCCCGCGATTATGATGGGCCCCCATGA
- the murQ gene encoding N-acetylmuramic acid 6-phosphate etherase, with the protein MTRPPDRSHLLTEQRNPRTMSLHTMSVRDIVRTMREEDAAVLEAMAVAETSLAALIEDAEPRFAAGGRLIYFGAGTSGRLGVLDASEAPPTFQIDPTRVVGIIAGGDTSLRRSSEGREDDPDGAAAELIALKLTKNDTVIGIAAGGTTPYVLGGFRHAAPALRAMIVCTPIDKPAGVDHLIVLPTGPEVLTGSTRLKAGTATKLALNAISTTLMIRTGRVYENLMVDVRASNAKLRDRAARIVAALTGVSRERGFEWVDAAGGSVKVAVVMQRLGVDRATAESKLASCGGKLHEALHRGTV; encoded by the coding sequence ATGACCCGACCGCCCGATCGCTCGCATCTGCTCACCGAGCAGCGCAATCCGCGCACGATGTCGCTGCACACGATGAGCGTACGCGACATCGTGCGAACGATGCGTGAAGAGGACGCGGCGGTGCTCGAAGCGATGGCGGTGGCGGAGACGTCGCTGGCGGCGCTCATCGAGGACGCCGAGCCGCGCTTCGCGGCGGGCGGACGGCTGATCTACTTCGGCGCGGGGACATCCGGCCGCCTCGGCGTGCTCGACGCCTCCGAAGCCCCGCCGACGTTTCAGATTGATCCAACACGCGTCGTCGGCATCATCGCCGGCGGCGACACGTCTCTCCGCCGCTCCAGCGAAGGCAGGGAGGACGATCCCGACGGCGCCGCGGCGGAACTGATTGCACTGAAGCTGACGAAAAATGACACCGTCATCGGCATCGCCGCCGGCGGCACGACGCCGTATGTGCTCGGCGGGTTTCGCCATGCCGCGCCCGCGCTGCGGGCGATGATCGTCTGCACGCCCATCGACAAGCCGGCGGGTGTCGATCATCTGATCGTTTTGCCGACGGGCCCCGAGGTGTTGACCGGTTCGACGCGCCTCAAGGCCGGGACGGCCACGAAGCTGGCGCTCAATGCGATTTCGACCACGCTGATGATCCGCACCGGGCGGGTGTACGAGAATCTCATGGTGGACGTGCGGGCTTCAAATGCCAAGCTGCGCGATCGGGCCGCGCGTATCGTCGCCGCGCTGACCGGCGTGTCGCGCGAGCGGGGGTTCGAATGGGTCGATGCGGCGGGCGGATCGGTGAAAGTTGCGGTCGTGATGCAACGACTCGGCGTCGATCGCGCGACGGCGGAGTCGAAACTGGCGTCCTGCGGCGGGAAACTGCACGAAGCCCTTCATCGCGGCACGGTCTGA
- a CDS encoding methyltransferase domain-containing protein, with protein MEGRQRAGVLRRMSMLHRILEPEVMDDPVEAREYDAMDHAKPTEAIVRRLRSLEAHGRMLDLGIGGGHITIGVAQAITDCTIVGVDLSPMMLEMSARRIAAANLADRIAAERADVKALPHPDGAFDVVFSNTILHHIPEPLAMLREAWRVLRPDGVLVIRDLFRPPTAARLAALVDEHAPLSINTPDQRRLLAESLHAALTPDELRQLAAEAGMTGVEVVVETDRHMVLQTVPR; from the coding sequence ATGGAAGGCCGGCAACGCGCCGGCGTACTTCGGCGGATGAGTATGCTGCATCGCATCCTCGAGCCGGAAGTGATGGACGATCCCGTCGAAGCGCGCGAATATGACGCCATGGATCATGCCAAGCCGACGGAAGCGATCGTGCGGCGTCTGCGTTCGCTCGAAGCGCACGGGCGCATGCTCGATTTGGGCATCGGCGGCGGACATATCACGATCGGCGTCGCACAGGCGATCACCGACTGCACGATCGTCGGCGTCGATCTTTCACCGATGATGCTCGAAATGTCAGCTCGTCGCATCGCCGCGGCGAATCTGGCGGACCGGATCGCCGCGGAGCGGGCGGACGTCAAGGCGCTGCCGCATCCGGACGGCGCGTTCGATGTCGTTTTCAGCAACACGATTCTGCATCACATTCCCGAGCCGCTCGCGATGTTGCGGGAGGCATGGCGCGTACTCAGGCCGGACGGCGTGCTGGTCATTCGCGACCTCTTCCGCCCCCCGACCGCTGCGCGACTCGCCGCACTCGTCGATGAGCACGCCCCGCTTTCGATCAACACGCCCGACCAGCGCCGGCTCCTCGCCGAGTCGCTTCATGCGGCGCTGACACCGGACGAATTGCGCCAACTCGCCGCCGAAGCGGGTATGACCGGCGTCGAAGTCGTCGTCGAGACGGATCGGCACATGGTGCTTCAGACCGTGCCGCGATGA
- a CDS encoding redoxin domain-containing protein, translating to MVRTESTMLTLGTPAPDFALPNVDGNVVKLSDFAGKPVLVMFICNHCPFVKHLASALAEFGREYQKNGLAIVAINANDVANYPDDAPDMMAAESRQRGYTFPYLYDASQDVAREYRAACTPDFFLFDKDHKLAYRGQFDDTRPTRISSGVYDSSKNMPTGADLRRAADAVLAGRSVPEPHYPSVGCNIKWKAGNAPAYFGG from the coding sequence ATGGTCCGAACCGAATCGACGATGCTCACGCTCGGCACGCCCGCCCCCGACTTCGCCCTGCCGAATGTCGACGGCAATGTCGTCAAGTTGTCCGACTTCGCCGGCAAACCCGTGCTGGTGATGTTCATCTGCAATCACTGCCCGTTCGTCAAACATCTCGCCTCGGCACTTGCTGAGTTCGGGCGCGAGTACCAGAAAAATGGACTGGCGATCGTGGCGATCAACGCCAATGACGTCGCCAACTATCCCGACGATGCGCCCGACATGATGGCGGCCGAATCGCGTCAGCGCGGGTACACCTTCCCCTATCTGTACGACGCATCGCAGGACGTCGCGCGGGAGTATCGGGCCGCGTGCACGCCGGACTTCTTCCTTTTCGATAAGGACCACAAGCTCGCCTATCGCGGCCAGTTCGACGATACACGCCCGACGCGCATTTCCTCGGGTGTGTACGACTCGTCGAAGAACATGCCCACCGGCGCGGACCTGCGCCGCGCCGCCGACGCCGTGCTCGCCGGCAGGAGCGTGCCCGAGCCGCACTACCCGAGCGTCGGCTGCAACATCAAATGGAAGGCCGGCAACGCGCCGGCGTACTTCGGCGGATGA
- the proB gene encoding glutamate 5-kinase has translation MSSSEIRQQVLVGAKRIVIKVGSQILTNASGGFDTRYMKRLAEQIAELIGQGCDVTLVSSGAVAMGRKILNLDKRPKDVGVLQAVASVGQTGLMNAWHEFFAEYGLNIAQMLLTRDDVEDRNRYLNIRNCLTELHEMRAVPIINENDTVSVAELRLGDNDVLAALVANALCADVLILLSVIDGLQDEKGEVLDVVEDVAAARSLIRSGKSEMGTGGMHTKLEAARMVTDAGEAAVIANGRAKDVIRRIMAGETVGTLFVPAQRRMAPRQRWIGQAVRPAGVIMVDEGAAMALIERNKSLLATGIIDVVGQYQKGDVVVIRDARGHELARGLTNYNSDETRAIMGKRTTQFEDILGRRAYDEVVHRDNMAITSTRTG, from the coding sequence ATGTCATCAAGTGAGATTCGCCAGCAGGTTCTCGTCGGCGCCAAGCGCATCGTGATCAAGGTCGGGTCGCAGATCCTGACCAATGCGTCGGGCGGATTCGACACGCGCTACATGAAGCGGCTCGCCGAGCAGATCGCCGAGTTGATCGGACAGGGATGCGATGTGACGCTTGTCAGCTCGGGCGCGGTGGCGATGGGTCGGAAGATTCTGAATCTCGATAAGCGGCCGAAGGACGTCGGCGTGCTTCAGGCCGTCGCCTCCGTCGGGCAGACGGGATTGATGAACGCTTGGCACGAGTTCTTCGCCGAGTACGGGCTCAACATCGCTCAGATGCTTCTGACGCGGGATGATGTCGAAGATCGCAATCGGTATCTGAACATCCGCAATTGCCTGACGGAACTGCACGAGATGCGGGCCGTGCCGATCATCAATGAGAACGACACGGTCAGCGTGGCTGAACTTCGGCTCGGGGACAACGACGTGCTGGCGGCTCTGGTGGCCAACGCACTGTGCGCCGATGTACTGATCCTGCTGAGCGTCATCGACGGTTTGCAGGACGAGAAGGGCGAGGTGCTCGACGTCGTCGAAGACGTCGCGGCGGCGCGCTCGTTGATCCGCTCGGGCAAGAGCGAGATGGGCACCGGCGGCATGCATACGAAACTCGAAGCGGCACGCATGGTCACCGATGCCGGCGAGGCGGCGGTCATCGCCAACGGGCGTGCCAAGGATGTGATCCGACGGATCATGGCCGGCGAGACGGTCGGCACGCTGTTCGTGCCAGCGCAGCGACGCATGGCGCCGCGCCAGCGCTGGATCGGACAAGCCGTCCGCCCGGCGGGCGTCATCATGGTCGACGAAGGCGCGGCCATGGCGCTGATCGAACGCAACAAGAGTCTGCTCGCCACGGGCATCATCGACGTCGTCGGCCAATACCAGAAGGGCGACGTCGTGGTGATCCGCGACGCGCGCGGCCACGAACTGGCGCGCGGCCTGACGAACTACAACTCCGACGAAACCCGGGCGATCATGGGAAAACGCACCACGCAATTCGAAGACATCCTCGGCCGCCGGGCATACGACGAGGTCGTGCACCGGGACAACATGGCGATCACCTCCACGCGAACAGGATGA